A window of the Priestia filamentosa genome harbors these coding sequences:
- a CDS encoding ThuA domain-containing protein, with amino-acid sequence MKRNALIVWGGWDGHQPDQVAEIFRGILEEENFNVEVSNNLESYSDPEKLKSLDLIVPHWTMGEIPKKYVLNVSEAVMSGVGLAGCHGGMCDSFRNNVDWQFMTGGNWVAHPGNDGVEYMVNIKHSSSPLLDGFTDFKVVSEQYYLHFDPAVEVLATTRFPIIDGPHTFNKAVDMPVVWTKRWGYGRIFYSSLGHSANIVNMPEVSQIMQRGFLYAAEGKKLAQNFPPLDYGTTGNGNRRSYSGMGDSQ; translated from the coding sequence ATGAAGAGAAATGCCCTAATTGTATGGGGAGGATGGGATGGTCATCAACCTGACCAAGTAGCAGAAATTTTTCGCGGTATTCTTGAAGAGGAGAATTTTAACGTAGAAGTTTCTAATAACTTGGAATCCTACTCTGACCCTGAAAAACTAAAATCCTTGGATCTGATTGTTCCTCACTGGACAATGGGAGAAATTCCAAAGAAGTATGTGCTTAATGTTTCAGAAGCTGTAATGAGTGGTGTAGGATTGGCCGGATGTCATGGGGGAATGTGTGATTCTTTTCGGAATAATGTAGATTGGCAGTTCATGACGGGTGGGAACTGGGTGGCACATCCCGGAAACGATGGTGTTGAATACATGGTAAATATTAAACACTCATCTAGTCCACTTTTAGATGGTTTTACTGATTTTAAGGTCGTGAGCGAGCAGTATTATCTTCATTTCGATCCTGCTGTTGAAGTATTAGCCACTACACGTTTTCCAATCATTGATGGTCCACATACTTTTAATAAAGCCGTTGATATGCCTGTCGTCTGGACGAAACGCTGGGGATATGGGCGGATATTCTATAGTTCTTTAGGTCACTCGGCGAACATTGTTAATATGCCGGAAGTGTCTCAGATTATGCAACGTGGTTTCTTATATGCTGCAGAAGGAAAGAAACTGGCTCAAAATTTTCCTCCTTTGGACTACGGTACCACAGGTAACGGAAATAGACGTTCTTATAGCGGTATGGGTGATAGCCAATAA
- a CDS encoding Gfo/Idh/MocA family protein, translating into MGKAHSHAYRDLPLFFPDTLRPHMKVICGRNQNDVAKAATQFGWEEYTTDWKTLLQREDIDLIDINAPSDVHKEIAIAAAQAGKHIFCEKPLALTLRDSRDILEAAEIARVKHMIGFNYRFAPAVMLAKKLIDEGRLGKIYHFRAWFLQDWLVDPNFPLAWRLQKEIAGSGSHGDLGAHLIDMAHYLIGNITEVIGMNETFIKERPISDNMTGLSATSSGHRGKGPVTVDDSTLFLARFENGALGSFESTRFATGHRSTNSFEINGSKGSVIFDFERLNELKVYFTDDREDVQGFRRVLATDPAHAFAEAWWPPGHTIGYEHTFIHEMVELMNSFRENRQPIPNFKDGVKCQQVLEAVDLSIENRQWIHLSDLD; encoded by the coding sequence ATGGGGAAGGCCCATAGTCATGCCTATCGTGATCTCCCGTTATTTTTCCCGGATACTCTGCGTCCACACATGAAAGTCATTTGTGGACGCAATCAAAACGATGTTGCAAAGGCAGCCACTCAATTCGGCTGGGAGGAATACACGACAGATTGGAAAACTCTCCTACAAAGGGAGGACATTGACTTAATTGATATTAATGCGCCGAGCGATGTACATAAGGAAATCGCCATTGCTGCTGCGCAAGCAGGAAAACATATTTTTTGCGAAAAACCGTTAGCGCTTACACTAAGGGATTCGAGAGATATTCTAGAAGCAGCGGAAATAGCTAGGGTGAAGCATATGATTGGCTTTAATTATCGATTTGCTCCAGCTGTAATGCTTGCTAAGAAGTTAATTGATGAAGGGAGGTTAGGAAAAATCTATCATTTCCGTGCATGGTTTCTTCAAGATTGGCTGGTGGATCCGAATTTCCCGTTAGCTTGGAGACTCCAGAAAGAAATTGCTGGTTCTGGTTCTCATGGGGATTTAGGGGCTCATCTTATTGATATGGCCCATTATTTAATTGGCAATATAACTGAAGTAATTGGTATGAATGAAACCTTTATTAAGGAAAGACCAATTTCAGATAACATGACAGGATTATCAGCAACAAGCAGTGGTCATAGAGGCAAAGGCCCAGTCACCGTTGATGATTCAACCCTTTTCCTAGCCCGTTTTGAAAATGGGGCACTTGGATCTTTTGAGTCTACACGTTTTGCAACAGGACACCGCAGTACGAATTCATTTGAAATAAACGGAAGCAAGGGCAGTGTAATTTTCGATTTTGAACGACTGAACGAATTGAAAGTATACTTCACTGATGACAGAGAGGATGTACAGGGATTCCGTCGGGTATTAGCTACCGATCCTGCTCATGCTTTTGCGGAGGCATGGTGGCCTCCAGGACATACTATTGGTTATGAACACACGTTTATTCATGAAATGGTGGAGCTGATGAATTCTTTCCGTGAGAATCGCCAACCTATTCCTAATTTTAAGGATGGGGTGAAATGTCAGCAAGTGTTAGAAGCGGTAGACTTGTCAATAGAAAATCGGCAATGGATTCATTTATCTGACTTAGATTAA
- a CDS encoding LacI family DNA-binding transcriptional regulator → MVKRKDVAKLAGVSEATVSRVFNNVGPLRKKTIQKVRQAAEELGYRPNAIAQSFATGKARNIGVVVPHVPKVNVFSTHYFSELLSGIGAKLGEVGYGLLLLFQPADAPKDYAELFLTQKIDGCIILGSKRTSGEIEALQKLHDFDFPYCLVNQTYPEYPFHFIDANHYEGSYQAVTLLIQKGFEKVLFLNGPMEYSNSADRLAGYQNALSKAGIRYVSEWIFEGNYSRKSGFQAAEKMGEFITDYPAVFAGNDRMAIGLIQGLSQQGYQAGKDYALIGYDDSDVSKMTTPSLSTVKVPLFDMGYLAAKRVLEQISSDEVGEIRDRLSVSVIERESSNLKPEKVRKPLGKY, encoded by the coding sequence ATGGTCAAAAGAAAGGATGTTGCAAAGCTAGCTGGTGTTTCAGAGGCAACTGTCTCAAGAGTATTTAATAATGTTGGTCCTCTTCGAAAGAAAACCATCCAAAAGGTGAGACAGGCAGCGGAAGAATTGGGTTATCGTCCAAATGCTATTGCTCAGAGTTTTGCAACGGGAAAGGCCCGTAACATTGGTGTTGTCGTTCCGCATGTGCCTAAAGTGAACGTATTCTCTACCCATTATTTTTCAGAACTATTAAGTGGAATAGGTGCAAAGCTTGGTGAAGTAGGATATGGTTTACTACTTCTGTTTCAACCAGCTGATGCTCCAAAAGATTATGCTGAGCTATTTTTAACCCAAAAGATTGATGGGTGTATTATCCTAGGCTCTAAAAGAACATCTGGTGAAATTGAGGCCCTGCAGAAGCTTCATGATTTTGATTTTCCGTATTGCCTAGTGAATCAAACTTATCCCGAATATCCATTCCATTTCATTGATGCAAATCATTATGAAGGTAGTTATCAAGCCGTAACTTTGCTGATACAGAAAGGCTTTGAAAAAGTTTTATTTTTAAATGGTCCTATGGAATATTCAAATAGTGCTGATCGTTTGGCTGGATATCAAAATGCTTTGTCCAAAGCAGGGATAAGATATGTAAGTGAATGGATTTTTGAAGGTAATTACAGCCGAAAAAGTGGCTTTCAGGCTGCTGAAAAAATGGGAGAGTTCATAACGGATTATCCTGCTGTTTTTGCAGGAAATGACCGAATGGCCATTGGTTTGATACAAGGACTAAGTCAACAAGGTTACCAAGCTGGTAAGGATTATGCTCTTATTGGTTATGATGATTCCGACGTTTCCAAAATGACTACACCTTCGTTGAGTACAGTGAAAGTTCCATTGTTTGATATGGGTTATTTAGCTGCTAAAAGAGTTTTGGAACAAATAAGTTCTGATGAAGTTGGAGAAATAAGGGACAGGCTTTCCGTTTCAGTTATTGAACGGGAATCTTCTAACTTAAAACCAGAGAAAGTGAGGAAACCTCTTGGAAAATATTAA
- a CDS encoding helix-turn-helix transcriptional regulator, translating into MGSKRHRLKNWLVVEGRSQEWLAKNSKVSRHTISEICTGKRNPSVPTIKKIMSAIKRVNKNAKAEDFFDI; encoded by the coding sequence ATGGGAAGCAAGAGACATAGATTAAAAAATTGGTTAGTGGTAGAAGGTCGGTCACAAGAATGGCTAGCCAAAAACTCTAAAGTTTCAAGGCATACAATTAGTGAGATCTGTACAGGGAAACGTAATCCCAGTGTTCCTACAATCAAAAAAATTATGTCGGCTATTAAAAGGGTAAATAAGAATGCAAAGGCAGAAGACTTTTTTGATATCTAG
- a CDS encoding FtsK/SpoIIIE domain-containing protein → MWELMAIPVLTSAAALWLGRNTSSEEHRIVQQTFEHYHIHVKDGKNNRYPQLVREYKSTKRIKLIYRTPLALEEKTLRTLQQILSVTLDQEVNVSFKKWLIIEISKHKMPSYVSYQDVPSRKGWMVPLGKNHQGWHFHHFDHTPHTTISGTTRFGKTVMMKVMMTYLIEHHPWDAQFIIIDLKGGLEFDRYQNLQQVKRIASNPIEALYALKQVQKDMKERMEHFKRQGWSNIVDTPLSQRLFVFIDEAAQLTPEKFMEKEEKKTLAQCQSILSEIARLGGALGVRLVYGTQYPTSNVLNGSIKQNADLKVSFRLGSDYASKVALDAYGAETLPSDIKGRALIKTHEVKEVQVPYLTHEEIWKRIGGYEVAKQTVVPNETGEDYVRLG, encoded by the coding sequence ATGTGGGAACTCATGGCGATTCCGGTTTTAACAAGTGCCGCAGCCTTATGGTTGGGAAGGAATACATCGAGTGAGGAACATCGTATCGTTCAACAGACCTTTGAGCACTACCATATCCATGTGAAAGACGGTAAAAACAACCGATATCCTCAGCTTGTTCGGGAGTATAAAAGTACGAAAAGAATTAAGCTCATTTATCGCACACCTTTAGCTTTAGAAGAAAAAACCTTGCGAACGTTACAACAGATTTTATCCGTCACCTTAGATCAGGAGGTGAACGTATCCTTTAAGAAATGGCTTATCATTGAAATTTCAAAGCATAAAATGCCTTCGTACGTTTCTTACCAAGACGTCCCCTCTCGTAAGGGATGGATGGTCCCATTAGGGAAAAATCATCAGGGGTGGCATTTCCACCATTTTGACCATACGCCGCATACCACCATCTCGGGGACGACTCGCTTTGGAAAAACGGTGATGATGAAAGTCATGATGACCTATCTGATTGAGCATCATCCATGGGACGCTCAATTCATCATCATCGATTTAAAAGGTGGATTAGAGTTTGATCGGTATCAAAACCTTCAACAAGTCAAACGTATAGCCAGTAATCCCATAGAGGCCTTGTACGCCTTGAAACAGGTCCAGAAAGACATGAAGGAACGAATGGAGCATTTTAAGCGTCAAGGATGGTCTAATATTGTAGACACTCCCCTCTCCCAACGTCTGTTTGTTTTCATTGATGAAGCCGCCCAACTCACGCCTGAAAAATTTATGGAGAAAGAAGAAAAGAAGACGTTAGCGCAGTGTCAATCGATCCTTAGTGAAATTGCCCGCCTAGGAGGCGCTCTGGGCGTTCGATTGGTGTATGGCACCCAATACCCTACCTCGAATGTATTGAATGGCTCCATCAAGCAAAATGCAGATTTAAAGGTGAGTTTTCGGCTGGGCAGTGATTATGCGTCCAAGGTAGCCCTTGATGCTTATGGAGCCGAAACTTTACCTTCGGATATTAAAGGGCGTGCGTTGATTAAAACGCATGAAGTGAAAGAAGTGCAAGTCCCCTACCTCACTCATGAGGAGATATGGAAACGGATTGGAGGCTATGAAGTTGCAAAACAAACAGTTGTGCCAAACGAGACAGGAGAAGATTATGTACGCCTTGGATAA
- a CDS encoding replication-relaxation family protein has product MYALDKLECMSRSQLQYLFQLKSVRNANRVLYNMGPFLNHKRLYENVYYLSKKGRQHIGSEKNKPHLTQLEHKVRRNDIYLYYGCPKDWKVERPNEWRIQGETYKLISDARFSLHGVICFVEVDLKQKMLENKKKIKLYRSLFHALGHQQALLIFYTTTSVRKERILSWCQEYKVNAEILTTEDFENYFL; this is encoded by the coding sequence ATGTACGCCTTGGATAAGTTGGAATGTATGAGTCGATCTCAATTGCAGTATCTCTTCCAGTTAAAGAGCGTCCGAAACGCAAACCGCGTTCTGTATAATATGGGCCCCTTTTTAAATCACAAGCGTCTCTATGAAAATGTCTATTATTTGTCTAAAAAAGGTCGACAACACATTGGTTCAGAGAAGAACAAACCTCATTTAACACAGTTAGAGCATAAAGTGAGACGAAATGATATTTACTTGTATTACGGGTGTCCGAAGGATTGGAAAGTGGAACGACCGAATGAATGGAGGATTCAGGGCGAAACCTATAAGCTCATTAGTGATGCTCGCTTTTCCCTTCACGGTGTTATTTGCTTTGTGGAAGTGGATCTCAAACAGAAGATGCTCGAAAATAAAAAGAAAATTAAACTGTATCGTTCCCTCTTTCACGCTTTAGGCCACCAACAAGCTTTACTCATCTTTTATACGACCACTTCAGTGAGAAAAGAAAGGATTCTAAGCTGGTGTCAGGAATATAAAGTCAATGCAGAAATTTTAACGACAGAGGATTTTGAAAATTATTTTTTATAA
- a CDS encoding DUF3967 domain-containing protein, whose amino-acid sequence MAEQENEFVFLGGEVSKNLGIPRSSLTKYCLALEEKGYHFIRYENNSRAFTNKDIILLQRMKDLVREKKMTMETSAQVVLSKLPEDEKTGTGLNGNKYKTDRSNEIVVAQEQGREQENKAMTLIMKKLEQFNDVMDRLDLMEEELKEIKSQNELLQKQNEQLQTNVEANSSKRDEKLVSLMREVQETRKMIATAKEKKWWKFW is encoded by the coding sequence ATGGCAGAACAGGAGAATGAATTTGTATTTTTGGGTGGGGAAGTTTCTAAGAACCTTGGTATTCCTCGTAGTTCTTTAACGAAATATTGCTTGGCTTTAGAAGAAAAAGGATATCATTTTATAAGATATGAGAACAACTCGAGAGCCTTTACAAACAAAGATATAATCTTATTACAAAGAATGAAAGACTTAGTTCGCGAGAAAAAAATGACAATGGAAACATCGGCTCAAGTAGTTTTATCAAAGCTTCCAGAAGATGAGAAAACCGGTACCGGTCTTAACGGTAATAAATATAAAACCGATCGATCAAATGAGATAGTTGTCGCACAAGAACAGGGAAGGGAACAAGAGAACAAGGCGATGACTTTGATTATGAAGAAACTAGAACAGTTTAACGATGTTATGGATCGGTTAGACTTAATGGAAGAGGAACTTAAGGAAATAAAATCACAAAATGAACTCTTACAAAAACAAAATGAGCAGCTTCAAACAAACGTAGAAGCGAATTCGTCAAAAAGAGATGAGAAACTTGTATCATTAATGCGTGAGGTTCAAGAAACTAGAAAGATGATTGCAACTGCTAAAGAAAAGAAGTGGTGGAAATTCTGGTAA
- the map gene encoding type I methionyl aminopeptidase, with protein sequence MIAKTEEDYNGLKEIGKICGSIRDELVRCAKPGMTTKELDEIAGEMFKKAGAQSAPKGEYDFPGYTCISINEEVAHGIPGDQTIQEGDLVNIDVSGSKNGYFADTGISIVVGKGEIILQKICDVAKEAFDAGLKKAKPGSRKSALGKAAHNVAKRHGLTVIKNLTGHGIGRSIHEEPEHIFNYYSHEDDEILKDGMVIAFEPFISTFEEEVFQSEDGWTLLTDESFVAQYEHTIILTKEGPIITTLPEH encoded by the coding sequence ATGATTGCAAAAACTGAAGAGGATTATAATGGATTAAAAGAGATTGGTAAGATTTGCGGATCGATTCGAGATGAATTAGTCCGTTGTGCTAAACCTGGAATGACTACAAAAGAACTCGATGAAATTGCGGGAGAGATGTTTAAAAAAGCAGGAGCTCAATCTGCACCAAAAGGAGAATATGATTTTCCTGGATATACATGTATCAGCATAAATGAAGAAGTAGCACACGGGATCCCTGGGGACCAGACTATTCAAGAAGGGGACCTTGTTAATATTGATGTTTCAGGTTCGAAAAATGGTTATTTCGCAGATACCGGTATTTCTATTGTAGTGGGGAAGGGAGAGATCATTCTACAGAAGATATGTGACGTTGCTAAAGAGGCATTCGATGCTGGACTTAAGAAGGCAAAACCAGGTTCGAGAAAAAGCGCGCTCGGCAAAGCTGCACATAATGTAGCGAAAAGGCATGGCTTAACCGTCATAAAAAATTTGACTGGCCACGGCATTGGGCGTTCCATTCATGAGGAACCAGAACATATTTTCAATTATTACTCTCACGAGGATGACGAAATTCTAAAAGATGGTATGGTCATTGCCTTTGAACCTTTTATCTCTACATTTGAAGAGGAAGTTTTCCAATCTGAAGATGGATGGACCCTCCTAACCGATGAAAGCTTTGTGGCTCAATACGAACATACGATTATTCTTACGAAGGAAGGACCGATTATTACTACATTGCCAGAGCATTAA
- a CDS encoding AbrB/MazE/SpoVT family DNA-binding domain-containing protein: MKSTGVVRKVDQLGRVVLPKELRKNFAIEKNDPLEIFVDENQIILRKYQYHKACMITGKISEDNMVLANGKVVLSKEGMEILSKEIGKIDVYV, translated from the coding sequence TTGAAAAGTACAGGTGTTGTGAGGAAAGTGGATCAATTAGGTCGTGTAGTCTTACCAAAGGAACTAAGAAAAAACTTTGCTATTGAAAAGAATGATCCTTTAGAAATCTTTGTAGATGAGAATCAAATTATCTTAAGAAAATATCAGTATCATAAAGCATGTATGATTACAGGAAAAATATCAGAAGACAATATGGTTTTAGCAAATGGAAAAGTAGTACTCAGCAAAGAGGGAATGGAGATTCTTTCTAAAGAAATAGGAAAAATTGATGTTTACGTCTAA
- a CDS encoding SET domain-containing protein, translating into MIEIKTSTLSDGEFNRGVFAKQDIKKGTLLHEAPVIPYPNKEHEHIEKTVLADYAFEYGINHTAILLGYGMLFNHSYTPNATYKINFDNHTFDFYAYTDIQAGEEILINYNGDVDNQELLWFDREGENE; encoded by the coding sequence ATGATTGAAATAAAAACGTCTACGCTAAGCGATGGAGAATTCAATAGAGGTGTATTCGCTAAGCAAGATATCAAGAAAGGGACGCTTCTTCATGAAGCACCTGTCATCCCTTATCCTAATAAAGAGCATGAACACATTGAGAAGACAGTACTGGCGGACTATGCTTTTGAATACGGTATAAATCATACAGCAATTCTTTTAGGCTATGGTATGCTGTTTAATCATTCGTATACCCCCAATGCTACTTATAAAATTAATTTTGACAATCATACCTTTGATTTTTATGCTTATACGGATATCCAAGCAGGAGAAGAGATTCTTATCAACTATAATGGAGATGTAGATAATCAAGAGCTCCTTTGGTTTGATCGTGAAGGTGAGAACGAGTAG
- a CDS encoding bile acid:sodium symporter family protein, producing MNLVNQISTLANKYFSVISILFAIAAFSWPEQFVWLGSYITTLLMIVMFGVGMTLKPVDFKMVLTNPKPVVVGVLAQFTIMPLLALGIAILLNLPPELAAGIILVGCVPGGTSSNVMVYLAKGNTALSIAMTSLSTMLAPILTPTLLYFLAGQWMPVDPMGMFVSILKVIILPIALGFVIQKIIPNIVEKGGALLPLISVIAIALVCAAVVSGNRDNIASSGMIIFVSVLLHNILGLFIGYLVGILMKLDTETRRAISIEVGIQNAGLGVSLAKTHFAASPLTALPGAVAVTLHVINGSILASYWSRKEIDKKESSVGKDIKITG from the coding sequence ATGAATTTAGTAAATCAAATCAGTACATTGGCGAATAAGTACTTCAGTGTTATATCCATTCTATTTGCCATCGCAGCGTTTAGTTGGCCTGAACAGTTTGTCTGGTTAGGGTCTTACATTACCACTCTACTCATGATTGTCATGTTTGGTGTAGGAATGACATTAAAACCAGTTGATTTTAAGATGGTTCTTACGAATCCAAAGCCTGTCGTTGTTGGCGTGTTAGCACAATTTACGATTATGCCTTTGCTCGCATTAGGCATCGCCATCTTGTTAAATCTTCCACCGGAATTGGCTGCGGGGATTATTTTAGTTGGATGTGTCCCTGGTGGTACATCATCAAATGTTATGGTCTATCTTGCGAAAGGAAATACGGCGCTGTCAATTGCAATGACATCCTTATCGACCATGTTGGCGCCAATTCTTACGCCAACGCTTCTCTATTTCCTAGCCGGACAGTGGATGCCAGTTGATCCAATGGGAATGTTTGTATCTATTCTTAAAGTAATTATCCTTCCCATTGCCTTAGGATTCGTAATTCAGAAAATTATTCCAAATATCGTCGAAAAGGGTGGCGCACTCCTACCGTTAATCTCTGTTATCGCGATTGCTCTTGTTTGTGCGGCAGTTGTCTCTGGGAATAGAGATAATATTGCCTCTTCAGGAATGATTATTTTTGTAAGCGTCCTTTTACATAACATATTGGGATTATTTATTGGCTATTTGGTCGGCATTTTAATGAAGCTAGATACAGAGACAAGAAGAGCTATTTCGATTGAAGTCGGAATTCAAAACGCTGGATTAGGAGTATCGCTTGCCAAGACACACTTCGCTGCTTCTCCGCTCACAGCCTTGCCTGGCGCTGTGGCTGTCACGTTACATGTCATCAACGGATCCATTCTGGCCTCTTATTGGTCGAGAAAGGAAATTGATAAGAAGGAAAGTAGCGTGGGTAAAGATATAAAAATAACGGGGTAA
- a CDS encoding 1,4-dihydroxy-2-naphthoate polyprenyltransferase, which translates to MENEKGEISSAKLMWKMTRPHTLTATFAPVVLGTVAALYETKINWLLFIAMMLACLALQIATNLFNEYYDFKRGLDTADSVGIGGGIVRHGLKPKNVLTVAILLYILAAFIGVYICMNSSWWLVVIGLFGMAVGYLYTGGPLPIAYTPLGELLSGLSMGTGFVLIAFFIQTHMLTVESILISIPIGILVGAINMSNNIRDIDEDIKGGRKTLAILLGREKAVTALAISFLISYLWIVAIVLMGYVSPWALVMFLGLKMPISAIQGFRKGAKEPQYMRVAMKSTAITNTIFAFLLSTGLLISYLF; encoded by the coding sequence ATGGAGAATGAAAAAGGAGAAATCAGTTCTGCTAAATTAATGTGGAAAATGACGCGACCTCATACATTAACAGCAACATTTGCTCCTGTTGTATTAGGGACAGTTGCAGCACTTTATGAAACCAAGATTAATTGGCTTTTGTTTATTGCTATGATGCTGGCATGTTTAGCATTACAAATCGCAACGAATTTATTTAATGAATATTATGATTTTAAACGTGGATTAGATACTGCTGATTCTGTTGGAATTGGTGGTGGAATCGTTCGTCATGGATTGAAGCCAAAAAACGTTTTAACAGTTGCTATTTTATTATATATTTTGGCAGCATTTATCGGTGTGTATATTTGCATGAATAGTAGCTGGTGGTTGGTGGTCATCGGTTTATTCGGGATGGCAGTTGGCTATTTATATACAGGCGGTCCATTACCAATTGCGTATACGCCACTTGGAGAGCTACTTTCTGGATTGTCAATGGGGACGGGCTTTGTATTAATTGCTTTCTTTATTCAAACCCATATGTTAACAGTTGAAAGTATATTGATTTCCATTCCGATTGGGATTTTAGTAGGGGCAATCAACATGTCTAATAACATCCGAGATATTGATGAAGATATTAAAGGTGGAAGAAAAACTTTGGCTATCCTCCTTGGGCGAGAGAAAGCAGTGACAGCTCTAGCTATTTCCTTCCTAATTTCCTATTTGTGGATTGTGGCAATTGTATTGATGGGGTATGTAAGCCCTTGGGCATTGGTTATGTTCTTGGGTTTGAAGATGCCAATTTCTGCAATTCAAGGTTTTCGAAAGGGAGCAAAAGAACCTCAATATATGCGTGTAGCAATGAAATCAACAGCGATAACAAATACGATTTTTGCCTTCCTGTTATCAACAGGGTTATTAATCAGTTATCTGTTTTAA
- a CDS encoding Rpn family recombination-promoting nuclease/putative transposase — protein sequence MTKRLDLRVDFAFKSLFGTHGNESILAAFLNAALRLPEEKKITTVHLLDPHFNKEYQEDKRSILDVHAQLEDGTRINIEIQLNNKHDMEKRTLYYWSKMYSSQMKEGMDYGELCQTITINIVNFRYLSHINHYHSVFQLYEREEKLLLTDMLEIHFMELPKLLIKWRRKEVDPREDQLVRWLLLLEASEDEEITQVLEEIAMQEDQVLKKAIDEWERVSQDPEVLLAYEARRKALLDEKSALKRAESRGEEKGRKETIKNMALGMIQKGIDNQTISDLTGLTQEEINNLRHQ from the coding sequence ATGACAAAACGATTAGATTTACGTGTCGATTTTGCCTTTAAATCTCTTTTTGGAACGCATGGAAATGAATCCATCTTAGCTGCTTTTTTAAATGCAGCTCTACGTCTACCAGAGGAAAAGAAAATTACGACCGTTCACTTATTAGATCCACATTTTAATAAGGAATACCAAGAAGATAAACGATCCATCCTAGATGTTCATGCTCAATTAGAAGATGGAACTCGTATAAACATTGAAATTCAACTTAATAATAAACATGATATGGAAAAAAGAACGCTTTACTATTGGTCTAAGATGTATAGCAGTCAAATGAAGGAAGGAATGGACTATGGGGAGTTATGCCAAACGATTACCATTAATATTGTAAACTTCCGTTACTTATCCCATATCAACCACTATCATTCTGTCTTCCAATTATACGAAAGAGAAGAAAAGTTATTATTAACAGATATGTTAGAAATTCATTTTATGGAACTTCCCAAACTACTTATTAAGTGGCGTAGAAAAGAAGTCGATCCGAGAGAAGATCAATTAGTAAGATGGTTATTATTACTTGAAGCATCGGAAGATGAAGAAATCACTCAAGTACTGGAGGAGATTGCGATGCAAGAAGATCAAGTATTAAAAAAAGCAATAGATGAATGGGAACGTGTGAGTCAAGATCCAGAAGTTTTACTAGCTTATGAAGCAAGAAGAAAGGCTTTATTGGATGAAAAATCTGCCTTAAAACGAGCTGAAAGTAGAGGGGAAGAAAAAGGAAGAAAGGAAACCATTAAAAATATGGCTCTAGGTATGATTCAAAAGGGCATAGACAATCAAACCATAAGTGATCTTACAGGTCTTACCCAAGAGGAGATTAATAACCTTCGACATCAATAA